One stretch of Brettanomyces nanus chromosome 4, complete sequence DNA includes these proteins:
- the LAC4_3 gene encoding Beta-galactosidase (Lactase) (CAZy:GH2), protein MTTELVPSYLKDPKVVSENRLPTRAYTYDPEIFQSLNGEWSFKLFDSPILSPDLTKLRDSDFDSWSSIAVPSHWQLQSNGKYGHPHYTNVQFPFQIDIPNPPILNPTGVYSRRFYISNPEEFNHRIRFEGVDNSFQVYMNQMYVGFNKGSRNGAEFDVQKLLVKGQNLICVKVFQWSDSSYIEDQDQWWLSGIFRDVSLLTLPRAAHIENYKVDPRFLGSSYKDARLLLDLSVVGTDYDSVKFTLYDFEDPHKSIDTEALLNDFDKPTTPAIKSVEFSKEDAQKTLEISVTTPKHWTAEDPYLYKYALELIRVDGTSVHTVHNHVGFRQIELLDGNIKVNGRTILFRGVNRHENHPRCGRAVPLEFVVRDLALMKSQNVNAVRTSHYPNHPRVYNFFDKLGFWVIDEADLETHGVQEPYNRYNNIGAEDSDTKHLYYDPNVHFLSSNPDYKTAYLDRASQLVLRDINHPSVILWSLGNEAGYGTNHQLMYKLIKKLDSSRLVHYEGDVNAKTADVYSFMYPPLDLMERWRKNHTDSNGKFDKPLILCEYGHAMGNGPGNLKEYQDMFYSHDFYQGGFIWEWANHGIEFETISKKDGKLHKAYAYGGDFNEEINDGIFIMDGLLNSEHNPTPGVVELKKTLEPVVIDLTSSEVKITNRYDFSTIDHLKFLDVDNDKVLEVTSLKPGESITLDVTTKNVSAVLKRDSGVLKAGFEVAWGQLEPDLQVIEPTSETVRDEAAILETAQLVTITSKNVVFEFNKLLGKIERLTIGDRTVSTKYDGSSITFWRPPTNNDNAKDAPNWKKFNMNLVKQNVREVIVKKGTGEYLAKVIVKSRVGPPVFYYGFDVVQEYIIFPNKLTLHTTLKITGDYQPKDIPRIGYEFWLGDNYDSYEWTGRGPGESYPDKKLSQRYGNYNSNDVEDFVYDYPQENGNHTDTHYLKIKYKNAEKLVISEKNKTFNFKLSDEYGVEEADHPCDVKHYDQYYVRLDDAIHGVGSEACGPPVLDKYRLKIQDFDFTFDLCFD, encoded by the coding sequence ATGACGACAGAGTTAGTTCCTTCTTACTTGAAAGACCCTAAGGTTGTCTCCGAAAACCGACTTCCAACTAGAGCTTATACTTATGATCCTGAAATCTTTCAGTCATTGAATGGCGAGTGGTCTTTCAAATTGTTCGACTCTCCTATTTTGTCTCCTGACTTAACAAAGCTTAGAGATTCAGACTTCGATTCTTGGAGTTCGATTGCAGTTCCATCTCATTGGCAATTGCAGAGTAATGGAAAATATGGACATCCACATTACACAAATGTGCAATTCCCGTTCCAAATTGATATTCCAAATCCTCCGATCTTAAATCCAACCGGTGTCTATTCCAGACGGTTCTACATTTCCAACCCTGAAGAATTTAATCACAGGATTAGATTTGAGGGTGTTGATAATAGCTTTCAGGTTTATATGAATCAGATGTACGTTGGATTCAACAAAGGTTCTCGTAATGGAGCCGAATTTGATGTACAAAAGTTATTGGTCAAGGGTCAAAACCTGATTTGTGTGAAAGTCTTCCAGTGGTCTGATTCTTCTTACATTGAAGATCAGGATCAATGGTGGCTTTCAGGTATTTTCAGGGATGTTTCATTGCTTACCTTACCCCGGGCGGCACATATTGAAAATTATAAGGTGGATCCGAGATTTCTTGGCTCCAGTTACAAGGATGCCAGATTACTTCTAGATCTAAGTGTTGTTGGTACCGACTATGACTCTGTAAAGTTTACTTTGtatgattttgaagatcctCACAAGAGTATCGATACCGAAGCATTGCTGAATGACTTTGACAAGCCAACAACCCCAGCGATCAAGTCTGTTGAATTCAGCAAGGAAGATGCCCAGAAAACACTAGAGATTTCTGTCACTACTCCAAAGCATTGGACTGCAGAAGACCCTTACTTGTATAAATATGCTTTGGAGTTGATCAGAGTGGATGGAACTTCTGTTCATACTGTCCACAATCACGTTGGATTCAGACAGATTGAACTTTTGGATGGTAACATTAAGGTTAATGGCAGGACAATCTTATTCAGGGGCGTTAACAGGCACGAAAATCACCCTAGATGTGGTAGAGCAGTTCCTTTGGAGTTTGTGGTCAGGGACTTGGCACTCATGAAATCCCAAAACGTCAATGCTGTCCGTACATCGCATTACCCGAACCATCCAAGGGTGTacaacttctttgacaagTTAGGTTTTTGGGTTATCGATGAGGCTGATTTGGAAACTCATGGTGTTCAGGAACCTTATAACAGATATAACAATATTGGTGCAGAGGATAGTGATACTAAGCACCTCTACTATGACCCTAACGTACACTTCTTGTCTAGCAATCCAGACTACAAGACTGCTTATTTGGATCGAGCATCGCAATTGGTGTTACGTGATATAAACCATCCTTCTGTGATTCTTTGGTCTCTTGGTAATGAAGCCGGTTATGGTACTAACCATCAATTGATGTAcaaattgatcaagaagctaGATTCTTCCAGACTTGTCCACTATGAGGGCGATGTTAACGCCAAAACTGCTGATGTGTATAGTTTCATGTATCCACCTTTAGACttgatggaaagatggAGGAAAAATCATACTGACAGCAATGGAAAGTTTGATAAGCCATTAATTTTGTGCGAATATGGTCATGCTATGGGCAATGGTCCCGGTAACCTAAAGGAATATCAAGACATGTTCTACAGTCATGACTTTTACCAAGGAGGCTTCATTTGGGAATGGGCCAATCATGGTATCGAGTTTGAGACTATTAGTAAAAAAGATGGAAAGCTCCACAAGGCTTACGCATATGGCGGTGACTTtaatgaagagatcaacGATGGAATTTTTATCATGGATGGTTTATTGAACTCTGAGCACAATCCAACACCAGGTGTGGTTGAATTAAAAAAGACATTGGAACCCGTTGTCATTGATTTGACATCATCTGAAGTTAAGATAACTAACAGGTATGACTTCTCTACGATCGATCATTTGAAGTTTTTGGATGTCGACAATGATAAGGTTTTGGAAGTCACCTCCTTGAAGCCGGGTGAATCTATCACGTTAGATGTCACCACCAAGAACGTATCGGCTGTATTGAAGAGGGACTCTGGCGTACTAAAGGCTGGATTTGAAGTTGCATGGGGTCAACTCGAACCAGATCTACAGGTTATAGAGCCCACTTCAGAGACAGTCAGAGATGAAGCTGCTATTTTAGAGACTGCTCAACTTGTTACTATTACTTCAAAAAACGTTGTTTTTGAATTCAATAAACTCCTTGGAAAAATTGAACGGTTGACAATCGGCGATAGGACTGTAAGTACCAAGTATGATGGCTCTTCAATTACATTTTGGAGACCACCAACAAACAACGACAATGCAAAGGATGCTCCgaactggaagaagttcaacATGAACTTAGTCAAACAAAATGTTCGTGAAGTCATTGTAAAAAAGGGCACAGGCGAGTATTTGGCGAAGGTGATTGTCAAGTCTCGGGTTGGTCCGCCTGTTTTCTATTACGGATTTGATGTCGTTCAAGAATACATTATCTTCCCGAACAAGCTAACTTTACATACTACTTTGAAGATAACTGGTGATTACCAGCCAAAGGATATTCCTAGGATTGGTTATGAATTCTGGCTAGGTGATAATTATGATTCTTATGAATGGACTGGTCGTGGCCCTGGAGAATCTTATCCGGACAAGAAGCTTTCTCAAAGGTATGGAAACTACAATTCcaatgatgttgaagacTTTGTTTATGACTATCCTCAAGAGAACGGCAACCATACCGACACTCactatttgaagatcaaaTACAAGAATGCAGAAAAACTGGTGATTTctgaaaaaaacaaaactTTTAACTTCAAATTAAGTGACGAATATGGCGTCGAAGAAGCTGATCATCCATGTGATGTTAAACATTATGATCAGTATTATGTCAGATTGGATGATGCTATTCATGGTGTTGGTTCCGAAGCTTGTGGACCCCCTGTTCTCGACAAATACAGACTAaagattcaagattttgatttcacATTTGATCTATGTTTTGATTAG
- a CDS encoding uncharacterized protein (EggNog:ENOG41): MVHAHFRIPYPGERNATNWDTQTTGPCGGDNSVVLPRYKWNPEGSPMDLYIEHNKSVASIYFCPGDDCSTDNDFSVLLYKPWQMEAAANFCIPALTLPSKYDIANQTGTLQVIFAGNSKKEGEYTYMYNCVDIVVDEEGPVYNGSQCSNTTDVDMYFQSDIDNEIASTRFDNISTFTILDAMFSKTMNMSSTTADEMAGMSGMSGMSGMSGMSGMSDMSDMSGMSDMASTADMSGMSGMSSTATTSGTSSSSSSSSDGAGRAFIVDSGILAFATFLLAVI, encoded by the coding sequence ATGGTTCATGCCCACTTTAGAATTCCGTATCCTGGTGAAAGAAATGCAACTAACTGGGATACTCAAACAACGGGTCCCTGTGGCGGTGACAATTCCGTTGTTCTTCCCAGATATAAATGGAATCCTGAAGGATCGCCAATGGACCTCTATATTGAGCATAACAAGTCGGTTGCAAGCATCTACTTCTGTCCAGGTGATGACTGCAGTACGGATAATGATTTTAGCGTTCTCCTTTACAAACCTTGGCAGATGGAGGCTGCTGCTAACTTCTGCATACCAGCTTTAACTCTCCCTTCAAAGTATGATATTGCTAACCAGACTGGTACTTTGCAAGTCATTTTTGCAGGTAactcaaaaaaagaaggcGAGTACACTTACATGTACAACTGCGTTGATATAGTCGTTGACGAAGAAGGTCCTGTATATAATGGAAGTCAGTGTTCGAATACCACCGATGTTGATATGTACTTTCAGTCCGATATTGACAATGAGATTGCTTCCACCAGATTCGACAATATTTCTACCTTTACCATCTTGGATGCTATGTTCTCCAAGACCATGAACATGTCATCAACTACAGCAGATGAAATGGCAGGTATGTCTGGTATGAGTGGTATGAGTGGTATGAGTGGTATGAGTGGTATGTCTGATATGTCCGATATGTCTGGCATGTCCGATATGGCTAGTACGGCCGATATGAGTGGAATGTCTGGTATGAGCTCAACTGCTACCACTTCAGGcacttcctcttcttcatcctcgtcatcTGACGGTGCAGGTCGTGCTTTTATTGTCGATAGCGGAATTTTAGCATTTGCTACTTTTCTTCTGGCTGTAATCTAA
- the LAC12_3 gene encoding high-affinity glucose transporter (EggNog:ENOG41), giving the protein MSETINSQEATLEREETSNSRPLEKLNEDVPENMDNIELPPAFSRQYLPLYGMCLVVYLVSTMQGYDGSLMGSIYTMKDYLAYYNLDVNSSTSTGLVFSIYNVGQITGAFFVWLMDWKGRKIAIWIGCLGAVIGAIITAATTNKEGLIGGRWFLSFFTTIANTAAPSYCVEVSPPHIRGKVAGLYNTLWYCGSILAAFTTYGTNKNMIGSDKSFKIPLYVQVCFPGIVVLLAWFLPESPRWLVGVGRYDEARKFLVKYHCNGDENNPLVDLEMAEMEESFKDVKLSDPLTAMDIRPLFRNRSDRYRLGLVVAMAWFGQFSGNNVCSYYLPTMLTKVGMTSVSTNVLMNGVYSIVSWISSILGSFAHDKVGRRKMFMISTLGSALALTGLAICTARYEATQSDGASKGTLVFIYFFGVIFSFAFTPMQPIYPGEVSSNLIRGKAQFVLSIVAGVAQFVNQFASPKAMENIRYWFYVFYAFFDVFEFIIIYFFFVETRGKTLEELEYVFEAPNPRKASTDPEFLKDIRLANGFEAENMRTSEPKATVEQSE; this is encoded by the coding sequence ATGTCAGAAACGATTAATTCTCAAGAGGCAACGCTCGAGAGGGAGGAAACCTCAAACTCTAGACCTTTAGAGAAGCTCAATGAGGACGTTCCAGAAAATATGGATAATATTGAGCTTCCACCAGCATTTTCAAGACAGTATCTACCATTGTATGGCATGTGCTTGGTTGTGTATCTTGTTTCCACTATGCAGGGATACGATGGTTCCTTGATGGGTTCCATTTATACCATGAAAGATTATTTGGCCTACTACAACTTAGATGTTAATTCTTCTACAAGTACTGGTCTAGTCTTCTCTATTTATAATGTTGGCCAAATTACGGGTGCATTCTTTGTTTGGTTAATGGATTGGAAGGGTCGTAAGATTGCCATTTGGATTGGTTGCTTGGGTGCTGTTATTGGTGCAATCATAACCGCTGCAACCACAAATAAAGAAGGCCTAATTGGAGGCAGATGGTTTTTGTCGTTCTTCACCACCATTGCCAATACTGCAGCTCCAAGTTACTGTGTCGAAGTGTCTCCACCACATATCAGAGGTAAAGTTGCTGGTTTGTATAATACGTTGTGGTATTGTGGTTCCATTCTTGCTGCTTTCACCACGTATGGTACCAATAAGAATATGATTGGTTCTGAtaaatccttcaaaattCCATTATATGTTCAAGTTTGCTTTCCCGGAATAGTTGTTCTACTTGCATGGTTTTTGCCTGAATCTCCAAGATGGTTGGTGGGTGTTGGTCGTTATGATGAAGCTCGTAAGTTTCTTGTAAAATATCACTGCAATGGAGATGAGAACAATCCATTGGTGGACCTTGAAATGGCTGAAATGGAGGAATCCTTTAAGGACGTGAAATTATCTGATCCTCTAACTGCAATGGATATTAGACCTTTATTTAGAAACAGGTCTGATCGGTATAGATTGGGTTTAGTTGTGGCAATGGCATGGTTTGGTCAATTCTCAGGCAACAATGTCTGTTCATACTACTTGCCTACAATGTTGACTAAAGTTGGTATGACTTCCGTTTCAACAAATGTGCTAATGAATGGCGTTTATTCAATAGTTAGttggatttcttctattttggGATCCTTTGCTCACGATAAAGttggcagaagaaaaatgttTATGATCTCAACTTTGGGATCTGCCTTAGCCCTTACGGGTCTTGCTATATGTACTGCCAGGTATGAGGCTACTCAGTCTGATGGAGCTTCAAAAGGAACTTTGGTGTTCATCTACTTTTTTGGAgtcatcttttcctttgcCTTCACTCCTATGCAGCCTATCTATCCAGGTGAAGTCTCTTCTAACTTGATCAGAGGTAAGGCTCAATTTGTTTTAAGTATTGTTGCTGGTGTTGCTCAATTTGTCAATCAATTTGCCTCTCCAAAGGCCATGGAAAATATCAGATATTGGTTCTATGTTTTTTACGCATTTTTTGATGTCTTTGAGTTCATTATaatttatttcttctttgttgaaACTAGAGGTAAGACGTTGGAGGAATTGGAGTATGTTTTCGAGGctccaaatccaagaaaagCCTCTACAGATCCTGAATTTCTCAAAGATATCAGGCTTGCCAATGGctttgaagctgaaaataTGAGAACAAGTGAGCCTAAGGCCACTGTTGAACAATCTGAATAG
- a CDS encoding uncharacterized protein (EggNog:ENOG41), whose translation MEMTDSDTRSKTPDLDIEVRKISEEEGVQNEDSYDDIKDENFDLFKEGGLNDEIDQKESTRVARKFDYHMMWILCTLYGINYVDKAALGWAVLLNFKEDLNLVGDDYSWVSAIFYFGYLGAQYPASYLLQRFPVGKVISISTLLWGVIMFGHIGCTNYAGILVCRFLLGVFEAPISGGFVLFTSLFYTRKEQVTRTMFWGSMQGIFYVIFSFISYGLGFAHNSHLSEWQMVYLVLGLCSITVACIWLVMIPDSPKNARFLNKEEKIIAIKRVSQNMMGTKTSDWKYSQMWECTLDPKTWFLVAFIVLSMIPNGGLTNFGTLVLSDIVHNRVQSIAISVGSSFFSSGQMLIYSYFASRHNNLRTIGMSCPLLLAIAGLSAVYATEDHGAKWGRVFAYWMINSYAVVWPFTLSIIGSNYAGHTKRATMSMYLLIFFSVGNIIGPFCFISADAPKYTKALATNLGCFCACFAIAVCFRLYLVWENKKRDAKYGVVQLEDVKNEERHEGVLNGMKDLTDIQNKDFRYVL comes from the exons ATGGA GATGACTGATTCAGATACAAGATCTAAAACACCAGACCTCGATATTGAGGTCAGAAAGATTTCAGAAGAGGAGGGTGTTCAAAATGAAGACTCCTATGACGATATTAAGGAtgaaaactttgatttgTTTAAAGAAGGCGGGCTTaatgatgaaattgaccaGAAGGAATCTACACGTGTTGCCAGGAAGTTTGACTACCATATGATGTGGATTTTATGTACCCTTTATGGTATTAATTATGTCGATAAGGCTGCATTAGGTTGGGCAGTCCTTCTTAACTTTAAAGAAGACTTGAATCTAGTTGGTGATGATTATAGTTGGGTTTCTGCGATTTTCTATTTTGGTTACTTGGGTGCGCAATATCCTGCTTCGTACTTGTTACAACGGTTCCCTGTCGGTAAAGTTATTTCCATCTCTACTCTCCTATGGGGTGTCATCATGTTTGGTCATATTGGCTGTACAAACTACGCCGGTATTCTTGTTTGCAGATTCTTGCTAGGTGTTTTTGAGGCCCCTATCTCTGGTGGCTTTGTTTTGTTCACATCTTTATTCTatacaagaaaagaacaggTCACCAGAACCATGTTCTGGGGTTCCATGCAAGGTATTTTCTATGTTATCTTCAGTTTCATTTCCTATGGTTTGGGTTTTGCTCATAACTCTCACCTAAGTGAATGGCAGATGGTCTATCTTGTTTTGGGTCTCTGCTCTATCACTGTTGCTTGCATTTGGCTAGTAATGATTCCTGACTCTCCAAAAAATGCACGTTTCTTGAACAAGGAGGAAAAAATCATTGCTATCAAGAGAGTTTCCCAGAATATGATGGGTACTAAGACCAGCGACTGGAAGTATAGTCAAATGTGGGAATGTACCCTCGATCCGAAGACCTGGTTCTTGGTTGCCTTTATTGTATTGTCTATGATTCCAAATGGAGGATTGACAAACTTTGGTACTTTGGTCTTAAGTGATATTGTTCACAACAGAGTGCAGTCTATTGCTATCTCGGTTGGCAgttcctttttctcttctggtCAGATGCTTATCTACTCCTATTTTGCCTCAAGGCACAACAATCTCAGAACAATCGGTATGTCATGTCCTTTATTATTGGCAATTGCTGGTCTTTCTGCCGTCTACGCTACCGAGGATCATGGTGCCAAATGGGGACGTGTGTTTGCTTACTGGATGATTAATTCCTATGCCGTCGTCTGGCCGTTCACTTTATCTATCATCGGATCCAATTATGCTGGTCATACCAAACGTGCTACTATGAGTATGTACTTgcttattttcttctccgtCGGTAACATTATTGGTCCATTCTGTTTTATTTCCGCCGATGCTCCGAAGTACACCAAAGCTTTGGCCACAAATTTAGGCTGCTTCTGTGCATGTTTCGCTATTGCGGTTTGCTTCAGATTATATCTTGTCTGGgagaataagaaaagagatgcCAAGTACGGTGTTGTTCAACTTGAGGATgtcaaaaatgaagaaagacatGAGGGTGTTCTTAATGGTATGAAAGATCTTACAGATATCCAGAATAAGGACTTCCGTTACGTCTTGTGA
- a CDS encoding uncharacterized protein (EggNog:ENOG41) — MKFFSTILSLTIVATAARVANAEADPLAFAKAQGVAIADDDSASYDCHSNCGYAILAARKCSPDGNSDSDYNSTCLCEDSETFLSLAPQCLDCGWCLWSDYAEYLTSAFSECGFSTQPTGTDCAAEKTSYIEEYGTAAVTNSNTTAASYYASQYADSSYSANSTSITETSFSNSTEETTVATSAISTESSSSSSSSSSAIAATNYMTSLGPIALAISILLM; from the coding sequence ATGAAGTTCTTTTCTACTATACTTTCCCTCACCATAGTTGCAACCGCTGCCAGAGTTGCCAATGCAGAGGCAGATCCTCTTGCGTTCGCCAAAGCTCAAGGTGTGGCGATtgcagatgatgattctgcATCTTATGACTGCCATTCTAATTGTGGTTATGCTATTCTTGCAGCCAGAAAATGCTCACCAGATGGAAACAGTGACTCTGACTACAACTCTACCTGTCTCTGTGAAGACAGCGAAacgtttctttctttggcaCCTCAATGCTTGGACTGCGGCTGGTGTTTATGGTCTGACTATGCTGAGTATCTCACTTCGGCTTTCTCTGAGTGTGGCTTTTCTACTCAGCCAACTGGTACCGACTGTGCTGCTGAAAAGACTTCTTATATAGAGGAGTACGGTACTGCTGCTGTGACGAACTCGAACActactgctgcttcttACTATGCTTCCCAGTATGCTGACTCAAGCTATTCAGCCAACTCTACTAGTATCACCGAGACTTCATTTTCTAACAGTACGGAGGAAACCACCGTTGCAACCTCTGCAATCAGcacagaatcatcatcgtcttcgtcttcttcgtcttctgCAATCGCGGCTACAAACTACATGACCAGCCTTGGTCCTATTGCTCTAGCAATCTCAATCTTACTTATGTAA
- the ERB1 gene encoding Ribosome biogenesis protein erb1 (BUSCO:EOG09340LUQ): protein MTSRKRNHREDEVEEEEEEEEEFEVNGLIDADESGSESEVEKKNEDKDFDDDEKNAPESDDSDAELDRLLREEDEEEKESEDGNSSDFEDAVEDTRSITDKLSGMKLRTLSSGSLNSIGERKGKWADGNSRILKPDIEPVYDSDDSDGEQYNTVGNIPLSIYDEYPHIGYDINGKRIMRPAKGSALEQLLESIDIPEGWTGLLDKNSGKALNLTEEELELIQKIEKNENPNDRIDPYAPTIEWFTSEVEVMPLMATPEPKRRFVPSKHEAKRIMKIVKAIREGRIVPPSQKIKQEEEEAEMDYDLWEGVDDEISKDHIMTLRAPKLAPPTNEESYNPPEEYLPTEAEKKQWEETDPIDRERGFLPEKYGALRKVPGYSEAIRERFERCLDLYLAPRVRKNKLNIDPESLIPQLPSPKDLRPFPIRTSTIYEGHTGRIRALAIDPSGNWLATGSDDGTVRIWEVLTGREVFKIIIIEDVKENSEDHIEALAWNPLSDIRLLAIACGSSVYLVVPPIFGYQLENMSKLKIENGWGYAKTGSDKTKMDVNEEDNDKVATKAEAAKWLKPTVSQSARDIACVIVTSRGSGSTSSSAIKKISWHHRGDYFVSVSPEGGNKASVLIHQLSKHASQSPFRKSKGIIMDAQFHPTKPSLVVMSQRYIRIYDLQQQKLEKKLLPGARWLSCMDIHPRGGDHIIAGSYDKRVLWHDLDLSNTPYKTLRYHEKAVRSVSFHKGGLPLFCSASDDGSIHVFHATIYDDLMSNPLLVPLKKLTGHKVINSLGVLDVCWHPKEAWLFSAGADSTARLWTS, encoded by the coding sequence ATGacttccagaaagagaaatcatAGAGAGGACGaggtagaagaagaggaagaggaagaggaagaatttgaagttAACGGACTAATCGATGCTGATGAAAGCGGCAGTGAAAGCGAagttgagaagaaaaacgAAGATAAAGATTtcgatgacgatgaaaaaAACGCTCCAGAATCAGATGACTCGGATGCAGAACTTGACAGGCTTTTGAGAgaggaggatgaagaagaaaaggaatcAGAGGATGGTAATTCTAGCGATTTTGAGGATGCAGTCGAGGATACACGTTCTATTACAGACAAGCTATCAGGAATGAAGCTAAGGACATTATCTAGTGGCTCGTTAAACTCGATCGGGGAAAGAAAGGGAAAATGGGCAGATGGAAACAGCCGTATATTGAAACCAGATATTGAACCGGTTTATGATTCGGATGATTCGGATGGCGAGCAGTATAACACTGTGGGAAACATACCGCTTTCAATTTACGATGAATATCCTCATATTGGATATGATATCAACGGTAAGAGAATTATGAGACCTGCCAAAGGCTCAGCATTGGAGCAGCTTTTGGAGAGTATCGATATTCCTGAAGGATGGACGGGATTGTTGGACAAAAACTCTGGTAAGGCATTGAATTTGaccgaagaagaacttgaattAATTCagaagatagagaagaacGAAAATCCAAACGATAGAATTGACCCGTATGCTCCAACTATTGAATGGTTTACCAGTGAAGTGGAAGTAATGCCATTGATGGCCACACCAGAACCTAAGAGACGGTTTGTTCCATCCAAACACGAGGCCAAGAGAATCATGAAGATCGTCAAGGCCATAAGAGAGGGAAGAATCGTTCCTCCGAGCCAAAAAATCAAacaggaggaggaggaagctGAAATGGATTATGATCTTTGGGAAGGGGTTGATGACGAGATCTCTAAGGATCATATCATGACACTTAGAGCTCCTAAATTGGCACCTCCAACTAACGAGGAGAGTTATAATCCTCCGGAAGAGTATTTGCCTactgaagctgaaaagaaacagtgGGAAGAGACTGATCCTATAGACAGAGAGCGCGGCTTCCTTCCAGAGAAATATGGTGCTCTCAGAAAGGTTCCTGGATACAGCGAGGCCATCAGAGAGAGATTTGAAAGGTGTTTGGACTTGTATTTGGCACCAAGAGTGAGGAAGAATAAGTTGAACATCGACCCAGAATCTCTTATTCCACAGTTGCCATCTCCTAAGGATTTAAGGCCTTTCCCAATACGCACATCTACGATATATGAAGGACACACAGGACGAATAAGAGCGTTGGCCATCGACCCTTCGGGAAACTGGTTGGCTACCGGATCCGATGACGGTACTGTGAGAATATGGGAAGTGTTAACAGGTAGAGAAGTGTTTAAGATCATAATTATTGAAGATGTGAAGGAGAACTCTGAAGATCACATTGAAGCCTTGGCTTGGAATCCTCTTTCAGATATCAGATTGTTAGCTATAGCTTGCGGTAGCAGTGTCTATTTGGTGGTTCCACCTATCTTTGGATATCAACTTGAAAATATGAGTAAGCTCAAGATTGAAAACGGTTGGGGATATGCCAAAACTGGTAGTGATAAGACCAAGATGGATGTTAATGAAGAGGACAATGACAAAGTGGCAACAAAGGCGGAGGCTGCCAAATGGCTCAAACCTACCGTATCACAGTCTGCACGTGACATTGCCTGTGTGATAGTCACCTCCAGAGGTAGCGGCAGTACGTCTAGCTCTGCCATCAAAAAGATTTCGTGGCATCACCGTGGTGATTACTTTGTTTCAGTTTCACCAGAGGGTGGAAACAAGGCTTCTGTGCTCATCCATCAATTATCGAAGCACGCATCTCAGTCACCATTTAGAAAATCGAAGGGCATCATTATGGATGCACAATTCCATCCTACTAAGCCTAGTCTAGTAGTGATGTCGCAGAGATACATTAGAATTTACGATCTCCAGCAACAGAAgctggaaaagaagttgctTCCGGGTGCAAGATGGCTTTCTTGCATGGATATTCATCCTAGAGGAGGCGATCACATCATTGCTGGTTCTTACGATAAACGAGTTCTCTGGCATGATCTGGATTTGAGTAACACGCCTTACAAGACGCTCAGATACCACGAAAAGGCAGTGAGATCGGTGTCGTTCCACAAAGGAGGCCTGCCACTATTTTGCTCAGCTTCCGATGATGGTTCCATCCACGTGTTCCATGCTACCATCTACGATGACTTGATGAGCAATCCATTACTAGTTCCActcaagaagttgactGGACATAAGGTGATCAACTCGCTTGGTGTCTTGGATGTGTGCTGGCATCCCAAGGAAGCCTGGCTATTTTCCGCTGGTGCTGACTCTACTGCCAGATTGTGGACTAGTTAA
- a CDS encoding uncharacterized protein (EggNog:ENOG41) yields the protein MSTIPDLSKPNQATLKPIIFIDEIAKEPITAYSNESALMQHVPLTGGFVKSLDPENFPFDAVIEEGGDDITLREGIPNIGHLDCNLYLRFKDDPTKRAYINYSGIVHLDGTSGEIIGKKKTGMSFQEGYVTCHPQFYVSEDCKAERWVDRKNFLGKGRFLRDDNGVLKVQYWLYILE from the coding sequence ATGTCAACAATTCCAGATCTCTCCAAACCAAATCAAGCTACTCTTAAGcccatcatcttcattgaTGAGATAGCCAAAGAACCAATTACGGCCTACTCGAACGAGTCTGCTCTTATGCAGCACGTTCCACTTACAGGAGGTTTTGTAAAGTCATTGGACCCTGAAAATTTCCCATTTGATGCTGTCATTGAAGAGGGAGGCGATGATATCACATTGAGAGAAGGAATTCCCAACATTGGCCATCTCGATTGTAACTTATACTTGAGGTTCAAGGATGATCCCACCAAAAGAGCCTACATCAACTACTCCGGAATCGTTCACTTGGACGGCACCTCGGGTGAAATCATtggtaaaaagaaaactgGCATGAGTTTCCAGGAAGGTTATGTTACCTGCCATCCTCAATTCTACGTCAGTGAGGACTGTAAGGCCGAAAGATGGGTCGACCGCAAGAATTTTTTGGGCAAGGGAAGATTTTTGAGAGATGATAACGGCGTGTTAAAAGTTCAGTACTGGTTGTACATCTTGGAGTAG